From Rhodovastum atsumiense, a single genomic window includes:
- a CDS encoding DUF924 family protein, translating into MAATGQPGDPKSSAPPPVPPEARAVVDFWRDAGPGLWFAKDAGFDRRFRDRFLAWHEAAARGDCDGWIATPEGALALLLLLDQFPRNAFRGTPRMYATDAMARVVAARAIAVGADTGVAPALRQFFCLPFGHSEDPVDQDRSVAFAARLGEPDLSHARRHRDIIRRFGRFPHRNPILGRAMTVQEQRFLDEGGYSG; encoded by the coding sequence ATGGCCGCGACCGGGCAGCCGGGTGATCCGAAGTCTTCCGCCCCGCCGCCGGTACCGCCCGAGGCGCGCGCGGTCGTCGATTTCTGGCGCGACGCCGGGCCTGGCCTGTGGTTCGCCAAGGATGCCGGTTTCGACCGCAGGTTTCGCGACCGCTTCCTCGCCTGGCACGAGGCGGCGGCGCGCGGCGACTGCGACGGCTGGATCGCCACGCCCGAAGGCGCCCTCGCGCTGCTGTTGCTGCTGGACCAGTTCCCGCGCAACGCCTTCCGGGGCACCCCGCGGATGTACGCGACCGACGCGATGGCGCGCGTCGTCGCCGCCAGGGCGATCGCGGTCGGCGCCGATACCGGCGTCGCGCCGGCCCTGCGGCAATTCTTCTGCCTGCCCTTCGGCCATTCGGAAGACCCGGTGGATCAGGACCGCTCGGTCGCCTTTGCCGCGCGCCTCGGCGAACCGGACCTTTCCCACGCGCGGCGGCACCGCGACATCATCCGGCGGTTCGGCCGCTTCCCGCACCGCAACCCGATCCTCGGCCGTGCCATGACGGTGCAGGAGCAGCGCTTCCTCGACGAGGGCGGCTATTCCGGCTGA
- a CDS encoding SDR family NAD(P)-dependent oxidoreductase yields MTRNDTHSDKGTAVVTGASSGIGAIYADRLARRGHDLILIARSRDRLTAQAQRISNETGRAVEVLAADLADPAALAGVEATLRRDASVTLLVNNAGFGTFAPLLDSDVDTMEAMIRLNVIALTRLTYAVAPGMVARGTGAIINIASIVSLAPELLNGVYGGSKAFVHAFTTSLQHELGGKGIRVQAVLPGATATEFWPRGGLNLEQLPPGITMRAEDMVDAALAGFDQGEVVTIPALADITEWQRFEAARTAMAAHLSATAPAPRYGLHRAA; encoded by the coding sequence ATGACCCGCAACGACACCCACAGCGACAAGGGCACGGCCGTCGTTACCGGCGCGTCCTCGGGCATCGGCGCGATCTATGCCGACCGGCTGGCCCGCCGCGGCCACGACCTGATCCTGATCGCCCGCAGCCGCGACCGGCTGACGGCCCAGGCGCAGCGGATCAGCAACGAAACCGGACGCGCCGTCGAGGTGCTCGCCGCCGATCTCGCCGATCCCGCCGCGCTGGCCGGGGTGGAGGCGACGTTGCGCCGGGACGCCAGCGTGACACTGCTGGTGAACAATGCCGGCTTCGGCACCTTCGCGCCGCTGCTGGACAGCGACGTCGACACGATGGAAGCGATGATCCGGCTGAACGTCATCGCCCTCACCCGCCTGACCTATGCGGTGGCGCCGGGCATGGTGGCGCGCGGCACCGGCGCGATCATCAACATCGCCTCGATCGTCAGCCTCGCGCCGGAGCTGCTGAACGGCGTCTATGGCGGCAGCAAGGCGTTCGTGCACGCCTTCACCACCTCGCTGCAGCACGAGCTGGGCGGCAAGGGCATCCGCGTGCAGGCGGTGCTGCCCGGCGCCACCGCGACCGAGTTCTGGCCGCGCGGCGGGCTGAACCTGGAGCAACTGCCGCCCGGCATCACCATGCGCGCCGAGGACATGGTGGACGCCGCGCTCGCGGGCTTCGACCAGGGCGAGGTCGTCACCATCCCGGCGCTGGCCGACATCACCGAATGGCAGCGCTTCGAAGCCGCCCGCACGGCGATGGCGGCGCACCTGTCCGCGACCGCCCCCGCCCCCCGCTACGGCCTGCACCGGGCCGCCTGA
- a CDS encoding SDR family oxidoreductase, with protein MDLTGNTIFITGGTSGIGRGLAEALHRRGNRVIISGRRQDLLDAVAAANPGLRGIRLDITDPADIEAVAARLRQEEPTLNVLLNNAGIMTFDDASAEMDDAAARRLIETNLLGPIRMTSALIETLKHQPRATILYTSSVLAFLPLAATAVYSATKAALHSYALSQRFMLRETNVRVQEIAPPWVDTDLIHKSGDDRAMPLDAFIAETMAALATDAEEVLVERVRPARANPGPGEHALVNQFNLSLVARPIPVAA; from the coding sequence ATGGACCTGACCGGCAACACCATCTTCATCACCGGCGGCACCTCCGGCATCGGTCGCGGCCTCGCCGAGGCGCTGCACCGGCGCGGCAACCGGGTGATCATCTCCGGCCGGCGGCAGGATCTGCTGGATGCCGTCGCCGCCGCCAATCCGGGCCTGCGCGGCATCCGCCTGGACATCACCGACCCGGCCGACATCGAGGCGGTGGCGGCACGGCTGCGGCAGGAAGAGCCCACGCTGAACGTGCTGCTCAACAACGCCGGCATCATGACCTTCGACGATGCCTCCGCCGAAATGGACGACGCGGCGGCGCGGCGGCTGATCGAAACCAACCTGCTCGGGCCGATCCGCATGACCTCGGCGCTGATCGAAACGCTGAAGCACCAGCCGCGCGCGACCATCCTGTATACCAGTTCGGTGCTGGCCTTCCTGCCGCTGGCGGCGACGGCGGTCTATTCCGCCACCAAGGCGGCACTGCATTCCTATGCGCTGTCGCAGCGCTTCATGCTGCGCGAGACCAATGTGCGCGTGCAGGAAATTGCCCCGCCCTGGGTGGATACCGACCTGATCCACAAAAGCGGCGACGACCGCGCCATGCCGCTCGATGCCTTCATCGCGGAGACGATGGCCGCCCTCGCCACCGACGCCGAGGAAGTGCTGGTCGAGCGCGTCCGTCCGGCCCGCGCCAATCCCGGCCCCGGCGAGCACGCCCTGGTCAACCAGTTCAACCTCTCGCTGGTAGCCCGCCCCATCCCCGTGGCCGCCTGA
- a CDS encoding cupin domain-containing protein, which yields MEVSIPARLRAIRAAHGLTQRDLARRAGLSHTAIARIERGAMSPTVASLQKIAASFNLPITALLGEDGGAPEGIFFRREDLTCLTFGGHTIRQIGRNLSRHALQMMEDTYAPGADTGEAMLSHAGEEAGLVIRGELEVTVGDQVRVLGPGEAYFFESRIPHRFRNIGTETCVVVAAATPPSL from the coding sequence ATGGAGGTCAGCATCCCGGCCCGGTTGCGGGCCATCCGCGCGGCCCATGGCCTGACCCAGCGTGACCTCGCGCGCCGGGCCGGGCTGAGCCATACGGCGATCGCCCGGATCGAGCGCGGGGCGATGAGCCCGACCGTGGCCTCGCTGCAGAAGATCGCCGCCAGCTTCAACCTGCCGATCACCGCGCTGCTCGGCGAGGATGGCGGCGCGCCGGAGGGGATCTTCTTCCGCCGCGAGGACCTGACGTGCCTGACCTTCGGCGGGCATACCATCCGCCAGATCGGCCGCAACCTCAGCCGCCATGCGCTGCAGATGATGGAAGACACCTACGCGCCGGGGGCCGATACCGGCGAGGCCATGCTCAGCCATGCCGGCGAGGAGGCCGGGCTGGTGATCCGGGGCGAGCTGGAGGTGACGGTCGGCGACCAGGTCAGGGTGCTCGGCCCCGGCGAGGCCTATTTCTTCGAAAGCCGCATCCCGCATCGGTTCCGCAACATCGGCACCGAGACCTGTGTCGTGGTGGCGGCGGCCACGCCCCCGAGCCTGTAG
- a CDS encoding GNAT family N-acetyltransferase codes for MKPSVVVREARRSDLHFIMAAERVPGFERIIAQWSETQHRAAMASDDHAYLIGTDPAGDPCAFALIHDLHDAHGNVCLRRIAVARPGQGVGSVFLARVVRRIFTATRAHRLWLDVLAENARARHVYAAQGFVEEGRLRAAFQRPDGSRADLVVMSLLRPDWQGRQAIAA; via the coding sequence ATGAAACCCAGCGTCGTCGTGCGAGAAGCCAGGCGCAGCGATCTGCACTTCATCATGGCGGCCGAGCGCGTGCCCGGCTTCGAGCGGATCATCGCGCAATGGTCGGAAACGCAGCACCGGGCGGCGATGGCGTCGGACGACCATGCCTATCTGATCGGCACCGACCCGGCGGGCGATCCCTGCGCCTTCGCCCTCATCCACGATCTGCACGACGCGCATGGCAATGTCTGCCTCAGGCGGATCGCCGTGGCCCGGCCGGGCCAGGGGGTCGGCAGCGTGTTCCTGGCCCGGGTGGTGCGCCGGATCTTCACCGCGACGCGGGCGCATCGCCTGTGGCTCGACGTGCTGGCCGAGAATGCCCGGGCCCGGCATGTCTATGCCGCGCAGGGCTTCGTCGAGGAAGGCCGGCTGCGCGCCGCCTTTCAGCGCCCGGACGGCAGCCGTGCCGATCTGGTGGTGATGTCGCTGCTGCGCCCGGACTGGCAGGGCCGGCAGGCCATCGCCGCCTGA
- a CDS encoding methyl-accepting chemotaxis protein — protein sequence MSLSRTTPTAWSLGTLFQVVLGVLGALLLLATVPETLDATRRLQAADEATAVAFAARDAFSALQAERSERGPLQIALRAPEPVSDLSRYQAVPAALNPALDRLLAACARLSCGPAAEGLRGARTEVDTARDAAYAALRQPLAGRPAGLADRWYATATRLVEPTEQVVAVLTDRLRAGSMAGARMAAVKDAAYALRDAAGLERTVIATMIRDGRLPAPAARQQMLERRAAAATAWKLTLAAIGTTEVPPALAATLAEVREAYFGRFVALRDSIEAALAAGQASPVGVEAMDRAMDAALAPLMRLSELPLRLAGEAAQAEAAQALREVVWSCGQALLALLAIPALLLLTRRHMLRPLARLAEAMHLLARRDYGFALPDGRQPAEIAAMAAAVMVCRDGLRQADALAATQAADQQARAAHADRLEALLRRFEGQIGTLVTPLLGAASRLEGTATAMTAAANGAERQAAEVATAAGAASASVQATATLTRELAASINEIGRQMAQGNAITGRAVADARRTDAIVQALAGSTQQIGRVVELINSIAGQTNLLALNATIEAARAGEAGRGFAVVAGEVKNLATQTARATDEISSQIQQVRETTGQAVAAIQGIVAAVEELSGISTTIASAVEQQGAATEQIARNVAQTATRTQDVTGSIGEVSQATRDTGAAVQGVFDAAAQVTRGVTELNREIDGFVTGIRAA from the coding sequence ATGTCCTTGTCCCGCACCACCCCGACCGCCTGGTCGCTGGGCACGTTGTTCCAGGTGGTGCTCGGCGTGCTCGGCGCGTTGCTGCTGCTGGCCACCGTGCCAGAGACGCTGGATGCGACCCGTCGCCTGCAGGCCGCCGACGAAGCCACCGCCGTCGCCTTCGCCGCCCGCGACGCCTTCTCCGCCCTGCAGGCCGAGCGCTCCGAACGCGGCCCGCTGCAGATCGCCCTGCGCGCCCCGGAGCCGGTCTCCGACCTGTCCCGCTACCAGGCGGTGCCGGCCGCGTTGAACCCCGCCCTGGACCGGCTGCTCGCCGCCTGCGCGCGGCTGTCCTGCGGCCCGGCCGCCGAGGGGCTGCGCGGCGCGCGCACCGAGGTGGACACCGCCCGCGACGCCGCCTATGCGGCCCTGCGCCAGCCTTTGGCGGGGCGCCCGGCGGGGCTGGCCGATCGCTGGTACGCCACCGCCACGCGGCTGGTGGAGCCGACCGAGCAGGTGGTCGCGGTGCTCACCGATCGCCTGCGCGCCGGGTCGATGGCCGGCGCCCGCATGGCGGCGGTGAAGGATGCCGCCTACGCCCTGCGCGACGCCGCCGGGCTGGAGCGGACCGTGATCGCGACGATGATCCGCGACGGCCGCCTTCCCGCCCCCGCGGCGCGGCAGCAGATGCTGGAACGCCGCGCCGCGGCGGCGACCGCCTGGAAGCTCACCCTCGCCGCCATCGGCACGACGGAGGTGCCGCCCGCGCTGGCGGCCACGCTCGCCGAGGTGCGGGAGGCGTATTTCGGCCGCTTCGTCGCCCTGCGGGATTCGATCGAGGCGGCACTGGCGGCGGGGCAGGCCTCGCCGGTCGGCGTCGAGGCGATGGACCGGGCCATGGATGCCGCGCTGGCACCGCTGATGCGCCTGTCCGAGCTGCCGTTGCGGCTGGCCGGCGAGGCCGCCCAGGCCGAGGCGGCGCAGGCGCTGCGCGAGGTCGTCTGGTCCTGCGGCCAGGCCCTGCTCGCGCTGCTGGCGATCCCCGCCCTGCTGCTGCTGACGCGCCGGCACATGCTGCGCCCCCTGGCCCGGCTGGCCGAGGCGATGCACCTGCTGGCCCGCCGTGATTACGGCTTCGCCCTGCCGGACGGGCGGCAGCCGGCCGAGATCGCCGCGATGGCGGCGGCGGTGATGGTCTGCCGCGACGGGCTGCGCCAGGCCGACGCCCTCGCCGCCACCCAGGCCGCCGACCAGCAGGCCCGCGCCGCGCATGCCGACCGGCTGGAGGCCCTGCTGCGCCGGTTCGAGGGGCAGATCGGCACGCTGGTGACGCCGCTGCTGGGCGCCGCCTCCCGGCTGGAAGGCACCGCCACGGCCATGACCGCAGCCGCGAACGGCGCCGAGCGCCAGGCCGCCGAGGTGGCAACCGCCGCGGGCGCGGCCAGCGCCAGCGTCCAGGCGACGGCGACGCTGACCCGCGAGCTTGCCGCCTCGATCAACGAGATCGGCCGGCAGATGGCGCAGGGCAACGCGATCACCGGCCGCGCCGTCGCCGATGCCCGCCGCACCGATGCGATCGTGCAGGCGCTGGCCGGCAGCACCCAGCAGATCGGCCGGGTGGTGGAGCTGATCAACAGCATCGCCGGCCAGACCAACCTGCTGGCGCTGAACGCCACCATCGAGGCAGCGCGCGCCGGCGAGGCCGGGCGCGGCTTCGCCGTGGTCGCCGGCGAGGTGAAGAACCTTGCCACCCAGACCGCGCGGGCCACCGACGAAATCAGCAGCCAGATCCAGCAGGTCCGCGAAACCACCGGGCAGGCGGTGGCGGCGATCCAGGGGATCGTCGCCGCGGTCGAGGAACTCAGCGGCATTTCCACGACCATCGCCAGCGCGGTGGAGCAGCAGGGGGCGGCCACCGAGCAGATCGCGCGCAACGTCGCGCAGACGGCGACGCGCACCCAGGATGTCACCGGCAGCATCGGCGAGGTCAGCCAGGCGACCCGCGACACCGGCGCGGCCGTGCAGGGCGTGTTCGACGCCGCGGCCCAGGTCACGCGGGGCGTCACCGAGCTCAACCGCGAGATCGACGGCTTCGTCACCGGGATCCGCGCCGCCTGA
- a CDS encoding DMT family transporter, whose protein sequence is MTHPAPPLAYAAGALAVLFWGATPAATALLARDMPSSLVGAARLLASAALLVPVVLVLRPRLPRDAGGWAALGISALVGFAASFVLQGLGIARTSTAHAALVLAAAPVITALLQFLLSWHRPRPVWWLGSALALSGVAVLILGRGLATAAGTASIAGDLIVFAGTVTVSIGYLAGARLSARIGLFAATAWSILAGALVMLPLLPALGSAVPALTPVGGAALGFLAAGCTVIGFAAWFWALDRGGVASIALLQFAQPVVSLLIAAAFLAEDVSPTLLLALGLILSGVSLCRRGR, encoded by the coding sequence ATGACCCATCCTGCACCGCCTCTTGCCTATGCCGCGGGCGCGCTGGCAGTGCTGTTCTGGGGCGCGACCCCGGCCGCGACGGCGCTGCTCGCCCGCGACATGCCGTCCTCGCTGGTCGGCGCCGCCCGCCTGCTGGCCTCGGCCGCCCTGCTGGTGCCGGTCGTGCTGGTGCTCCGGCCCCGGTTGCCGCGCGACGCGGGCGGCTGGGCGGCGCTCGGCATCAGCGCCCTGGTCGGGTTTGCCGCCTCCTTCGTGCTGCAGGGCCTGGGCATCGCCCGCACCAGCACCGCGCATGCCGCGCTCGTGCTGGCGGCGGCCCCGGTCATCACCGCGCTGCTGCAATTCCTGCTGTCCTGGCACCGGCCACGCCCCGTGTGGTGGCTGGGCAGCGCACTCGCCCTGTCCGGCGTCGCCGTGCTGATCCTCGGGCGCGGCCTGGCGACGGCCGCCGGCACCGCCTCGATCGCCGGCGACCTGATCGTGTTCGCCGGCACCGTCACCGTCAGCATCGGCTATCTGGCGGGGGCCCGGCTGTCGGCACGGATCGGCCTGTTCGCGGCCACCGCCTGGTCGATCCTGGCCGGCGCCCTGGTCATGCTGCCGCTGCTGCCCGCGCTCGGCAGTGCCGTGCCAGCCCTGACCCCGGTGGGGGGCGCCGCACTCGGCTTCCTCGCCGCCGGCTGCACGGTGATCGGCTTCGCCGCGTGGTTCTGGGCGCTCGACCGGGGCGGCGTGGCCTCGATCGCGCTGCTGCAATTCGCGCAACCGGTGGTGAGCCTGCTGATCGCCGCCGCCTTCCTGGCCGAGGACGTATCGCCGACGCTGCTGCTGGCGCTGGGGCTGATCCTGTCGGGCGTGTCTCTCTGCCGGCGCGGGCGCTGA
- a CDS encoding septal ring lytic transglycosylase RlpA family protein translates to MRRRFLAVCTAAAIVSAAGAAVAGVPRPPHHSGEQRAAKPGKGAHAPDHAAAVRGTRFRHDRGVVHPEQAVMSGVVQHGGASVYSPGLVGQPTASGRRFRPTEHVAASKSLPLGSTARVTNLRTGRSAVVEVVDRGPYVRGRIIDLSPAAASALGMDRHGIAYVMVEPVPAR, encoded by the coding sequence GTGAGACGGCGTTTCCTCGCGGTTTGCACGGCCGCGGCCATCGTGTCCGCGGCCGGTGCCGCTGTGGCCGGCGTCCCCCGGCCCCCCCATCATTCCGGCGAGCAGCGTGCGGCCAAGCCCGGCAAGGGGGCGCATGCGCCCGACCATGCCGCCGCCGTCAGGGGCACCCGGTTCCGTCACGACCGGGGGGTGGTGCACCCGGAGCAGGCGGTGATGTCGGGGGTGGTGCAACATGGCGGTGCCTCGGTGTATTCGCCTGGCCTCGTCGGGCAGCCCACCGCGTCTGGGCGGCGCTTCCGTCCCACCGAACACGTCGCGGCCAGCAAGAGCCTGCCCCTGGGCAGCACGGCGCGGGTGACGAACCTGCGCACCGGCCGGAGCGCGGTGGTCGAAGTGGTGGATCGCGGGCCCTATGTGCGCGGGCGGATCATCGACCTGAGCCCGGCGGCGGCCAGTGCACTGGGCATGGACCGGCACGGCATCGCCTATGTCATGGTCGAGCCGGTCCCGGCCCGGTAG
- a CDS encoding DUF2092 domain-containing protein, with protein MGTNALRRRALMAFAIGGAVALTAGAGRAATPEEKPVVAEAAREAVLRMGRTLSAESFSFRNRTIREYVGPGGETLHIFHVGDVVVRRPDRLLVNLTGDDGTVRLLYDGKALVAFNEDSNRYAILPAPGGIEPMLRVAAEKLRADFPLADLLAESPGQAVLSEVTAGSVIGGALVDGVPCQHLVLTQPPGIDIELWLEDNEQALPRRVIVTYRALAGAPRFIAEISDWQIGLRPPDADFVFRVPAGATRVAIGQEQAE; from the coding sequence GTGGGCACGAATGCGCTTCGTCGCCGTGCGCTGATGGCGTTCGCCATCGGCGGTGCCGTGGCACTCACGGCCGGGGCAGGAAGGGCGGCCACGCCGGAGGAGAAGCCGGTTGTCGCCGAGGCGGCGCGGGAGGCGGTGCTGCGCATGGGCCGCACGCTGTCCGCCGAGAGTTTCTCCTTCCGCAACCGCACGATCCGCGAATATGTCGGCCCCGGCGGGGAAACGCTGCACATCTTCCATGTCGGCGACGTGGTGGTGCGCCGCCCCGACCGGCTGCTGGTGAACCTGACCGGCGATGACGGCACGGTCAGGCTGCTGTACGACGGCAAGGCCCTGGTCGCGTTCAACGAGGACAGCAACCGGTACGCGATCCTGCCGGCGCCCGGCGGCATCGAGCCGATGCTGCGGGTGGCCGCCGAGAAGTTGCGGGCCGATTTCCCGCTGGCCGACCTGCTGGCGGAATCGCCCGGGCAGGCGGTGCTGTCGGAGGTGACGGCGGGATCCGTCATCGGCGGCGCATTGGTCGACGGCGTGCCCTGCCAGCACCTGGTGCTGACGCAGCCGCCGGGGATCGATATCGAGCTCTGGCTCGAGGACAACGAGCAGGCGCTGCCGCGCCGGGTGATCGTCACCTATCGCGCGCTGGCCGGCGCGCCGCGCTTCATCGCCGAGATCTCCGACTGGCAGATCGGCCTGCGTCCGCCCGATGCGGATTTCGTCTTCCGCGTGCCGGCCGGGGCGACCCGGGTCGCGATCGGGCAGGAGCAGGCGGAATGA
- a CDS encoding DNA/RNA non-specific endonuclease, which produces MVKDSDSSRPAGRRGLRLALFALLLLPGLAGFGHTAAAFCAGQHPGGVAPAIVRPQLAAETRELCFREFAVIHSGISRTPLAVAEHLTRAQVQAARKIGRENNFHDEDALPPEHRARLGDYARSGFDRGHMAPSGDMPTPEAQAESFSLANMVPQHPGSNRCLWEGIESSVRELAMQDGEVWILTGPIFEGGNLQRLNGRVLVPTSLYKAIYVPSRQQAGAYVAPNAPGMEWRAVSLAELRGLTGIDAFPSLPKAVQDRAMTLPEPKPSNVRGSCDREGAAVASTQPRGGSSGRGHAAPQGGGGQGMSTGGIVSLVLAALFALGAGVVLYRILGRR; this is translated from the coding sequence ATGGTCAAAGACTCCGATTCGTCCCGCCCCGCGGGCAGGCGCGGCCTGCGCCTGGCCCTGTTCGCCCTTCTGCTCCTCCCCGGCCTCGCCGGCTTCGGCCACACCGCCGCCGCCTTCTGCGCCGGGCAGCATCCCGGCGGGGTGGCGCCGGCGATCGTCCGCCCGCAGCTCGCGGCCGAGACGCGCGAGCTGTGCTTCCGCGAATTCGCGGTGATCCACAGCGGCATCTCCCGCACCCCGCTCGCCGTCGCCGAGCACCTCACCCGCGCCCAGGTGCAGGCGGCGCGCAAGATCGGGCGGGAGAACAATTTCCACGATGAGGACGCGCTGCCGCCCGAGCATCGCGCGCGGCTGGGCGATTACGCCCGCTCCGGCTTCGACCGCGGCCACATGGCGCCCTCCGGCGACATGCCCACGCCCGAGGCGCAGGCCGAGAGCTTCTCGCTCGCCAACATGGTGCCGCAGCACCCCGGATCGAACCGCTGCCTGTGGGAAGGGATCGAGAGCAGCGTGCGCGAACTGGCGATGCAGGACGGCGAGGTGTGGATCCTTACCGGCCCGATCTTCGAAGGCGGCAACCTGCAGCGGTTGAACGGGCGCGTGCTGGTGCCGACCAGCCTCTACAAGGCGATCTACGTGCCGTCGCGGCAACAGGCGGGGGCCTATGTCGCGCCGAACGCGCCGGGGATGGAATGGCGCGCCGTCTCGCTCGCCGAGTTGCGCGGCCTGACCGGCATCGACGCCTTCCCCTCGCTGCCGAAGGCGGTGCAGGACCGGGCCATGACCCTGCCGGAGCCGAAGCCGAGCAACGTGCGCGGCAGTTGCGACCGCGAGGGCGCGGCGGTGGCCTCCACCCAGCCGCGCGGCGGGTCATCCGGCCGCGGCCACGCCGCGCCGCAGGGTGGCGGCGGCCAGGGCATGAGCACGGGCGGCATCGTCTCACTGGTGCTCGCCGCGCTGTTCGCGCTGGGCGCGGGCGTGGTGCTCTACCGCATTCTCGGCCGGCGCTGA
- a CDS encoding MFS transporter: MPPALPARSLTALRILSLAYFVQATGAMAVIAALLPITATWQLSLAQGTFLMTAFGITFALAAPLLQVAIGHVARRRQVLTGLAIFSLAALVLALAPDYPVLVAARIVMGLGAALIGPVLGALAADLVAPQLRGAAIATVLLGLSVAGVAGLPLAAWLATHAGVRVMFAAIGATGLLTALLMRARVPEGASGEGTSLRTMARLLADRGNVAALLVAFFLAAGVYTSLSVIGPALRDAYGADEGMTSIALAVLGIAGILGNLVVTRLATRHDAGRLLAAGIALLLADIALLCVLPRHLAVLFPALVVWAFATDILWPSQQRRVAEVMAAHRGIGLALTASLIFTGMATGAALAGQLYPRLGAGGVLGASALLLGLAWSSLLVRGRCGGGVPSGCTA; the protein is encoded by the coding sequence ATGCCCCCCGCCCTTCCCGCGCGCAGCCTGACCGCGCTGCGCATCCTCAGCCTCGCCTATTTCGTGCAGGCGACCGGTGCCATGGCGGTGATCGCAGCCCTGCTGCCGATCACCGCGACCTGGCAGCTCTCGCTCGCCCAGGGCACCTTCCTGATGACGGCCTTCGGCATCACCTTCGCCCTCGCCGCGCCGCTGCTGCAGGTGGCCATCGGCCATGTCGCCCGCCGCCGCCAGGTGCTGACCGGGCTGGCGATCTTCAGCCTGGCCGCGCTGGTGCTGGCGCTGGCACCGGACTACCCGGTGCTGGTGGCGGCGCGCATCGTCATGGGGCTGGGGGCGGCGCTGATCGGGCCGGTGCTCGGCGCGCTCGCCGCCGATCTGGTGGCACCGCAGCTGCGCGGCGCGGCCATCGCCACCGTGCTGCTGGGACTGAGCGTCGCGGGCGTGGCCGGCCTGCCGCTGGCGGCGTGGCTGGCAACGCATGCCGGCGTGCGCGTGATGTTCGCGGCGATCGGCGCCACCGGGCTGCTCACCGCACTGCTGATGCGGGCCCGGGTGCCGGAAGGGGCCAGCGGCGAGGGCACCAGCCTGCGGACCATGGCGCGGCTGCTGGCGGACCGGGGCAACGTGGCGGCGCTGCTGGTGGCGTTCTTCCTTGCCGCCGGGGTCTACACCAGCCTGTCGGTGATCGGCCCGGCGCTGCGGGACGCCTATGGCGCCGACGAGGGCATGACCTCGATCGCGCTGGCAGTGCTGGGGATCGCCGGCATCCTGGGCAACCTGGTGGTCACCCGCCTCGCCACGCGCCACGACGCCGGGCGGCTGCTGGCAGCAGGCATCGCCCTGCTGCTGGCCGACATCGCCCTGCTCTGCGTGCTGCCGCGCCACCTCGCGGTGCTGTTTCCCGCCCTGGTGGTCTGGGCCTTCGCCACCGACATCCTCTGGCCCTCGCAGCAGCGCCGCGTGGCCGAGGTGATGGCGGCCCACCGGGGCATCGGGCTGGCCCTCACCGCCTCGCTGATCTTCACCGGCATGGCCACCGGGGCCGCACTCGCCGGCCAGCTTTATCCGCGCCTGGGGGCCGGCGGCGTGCTGGGCGCCTCGGCACTGCTGCTCGGCCTGGCCTGGTCGAGCCTGCTGGTCCGCGGCCGGTGCGGGGGCGGCGTGCCCTCGGGCTGCACGGCCTGA